A section of the Selenomonadales bacterium genome encodes:
- the greA gene encoding transcription elongation factor GreA, producing the protein MSEKEVLLTAEGRKKLEDELEHLKMSKRPEVAERIREAIGHGDISENSEYDDAKNEQAFVEGRILTLESMLRNARLIDTTELDHTVVGVGSTVILYDVEAEEELEYTLVGSAEASPLQHKISNESPVGRAVMGKKVGDTVEVSVPVGMLKYEVREIR; encoded by the coding sequence TTGAGCGAGAAAGAAGTCTTGTTGACGGCGGAAGGGCGTAAAAAACTCGAGGATGAGCTCGAACATTTAAAGATGTCTAAGCGTCCGGAGGTCGCTGAGCGTATTCGCGAGGCGATTGGGCACGGCGACATTTCGGAGAACAGTGAGTACGACGACGCAAAAAACGAACAAGCTTTTGTGGAAGGCCGCATTCTCACGCTTGAAAGCATGCTGCGCAACGCGCGCCTCATTGATACAACGGAGCTCGATCACACTGTCGTGGGCGTAGGCTCCACTGTTATATTGTATGATGTGGAAGCAGAGGAAGAGTTAGAGTATACTTTGGTGGGTTCCGCGGAAGCTAGCCCGCTGCAACATAAGATTAGTAATGAGTCGCCGGTAGGACGCGCTGTAATGGGCAAGAAGGTCGGTGACACGGTCGAAGTGTCTGTTCCCGTGGGAATGCTTAAATACGAGGTGCGCGAGATTAGGTAA
- a CDS encoding shikimate dehydrogenase, giving the protein MAKFAFILHPIVADDIARKFKFTARWPDSWKEKFVSFMPPLKVSHITGVRSEHAATEGYFVACPLTSRQLLGAVSAADAMKKIVWAGRIAERLGADIVGLGALTSVVGDAGITVADNLNIGVTTGNSYTVATAVMASRLAAKKMGIEVKDAHVVVVGATGSIGQVCARLMAKEARQLTLVARNLERLTQVAKRIVDESGITPAVTADVNASLTTADIVIAVTSALDCVVDPRLLKPGAIVCDVARPRDVSEEVAKLRQDVLIVDGGVVEVPGDVNFRFNFGFPPRTSYACMAETMVLALEGKVGDYSLGRDIKPEQVEEITRLAEKHGFKLAGFRSFERAVTDERIAEIRARAGLR; this is encoded by the coding sequence ATGGCGAAGTTTGCATTTATACTGCATCCCATTGTGGCTGACGACATCGCCCGCAAGTTTAAGTTCACGGCGCGGTGGCCTGACAGCTGGAAAGAAAAGTTTGTCAGCTTTATGCCGCCGTTAAAAGTGTCGCATATTACGGGCGTGCGCTCCGAGCATGCTGCGACCGAAGGCTATTTCGTGGCGTGTCCGTTAACATCGCGGCAGCTACTTGGCGCAGTGTCGGCCGCGGATGCCATGAAGAAGATTGTTTGGGCCGGGCGAATCGCGGAAAGGCTAGGAGCGGACATTGTGGGACTCGGTGCCCTTACCTCTGTCGTTGGAGATGCCGGCATTACCGTAGCCGATAATTTAAATATTGGCGTTACCACCGGCAATAGCTACACTGTGGCCACTGCCGTAATGGCCTCTCGTTTGGCGGCCAAGAAGATGGGTATAGAGGTGAAAGATGCCCATGTTGTTGTGGTTGGGGCGACGGGTTCTATCGGGCAGGTATGTGCGCGGTTGATGGCCAAAGAGGCGAGGCAGCTTACCTTGGTGGCACGCAACCTTGAGCGCTTAACGCAGGTTGCTAAACGCATCGTCGACGAAAGCGGTATAACTCCCGCGGTTACCGCAGATGTTAACGCTAGCCTTACTACTGCTGATATCGTAATCGCGGTGACGAGTGCGCTCGACTGCGTAGTTGACCCAAGGCTGCTGAAGCCCGGCGCGATAGTTTGTGACGTAGCGCGTCCGCGCGATGTATCGGAAGAGGTCGCTAAGTTGCGTCAGGACGTTTTAATTGTTGATGGCGGTGTGGTAGAAGTGCCGGGAGACGTAAACTTCCGTTTTAACTTTGGTTTCCCGCCACGCACGTCTTACGCCTGCATGGCCGAGACGATGGTACTAGCACTTGAGGGCAAAGTCGGAGACTATTCATTGGGACGGGACATTAAGCCGGAGCAGGTAGAGGAAATTACGCGCCTAGCAGAGAAACATGGGTTTAAGTTAGCCGGGTTTAGGAGCTTTGAACGCGCGGTAACCGACGAAAGAATCGCCGAGATTCGCGCGCGCGCCGGGTTGCGTTGA
- a CDS encoding quinate 5-dehydrogenase, with protein MKRIISVSLGSSKRNHAVEAELLGERCVIERIGTDGNLKRAIELVKQLDGKVDAFGMGGIDLYVQAGGRRYMLREAKQIARAARITPIVDGTGLKDTLERKTVAFLDKQYGLTLLRRKVLMMCAVDRFGMAEAFAAHGADLTLGDLIFTVGLPIPLRSLRALATAARVLGPILTQLPLRYLYPTGAAQEITVRRGEHFFADNELIAGDFHFIRRFMPASLAGKIIITNTITKEDIALLKARGVKMLVTTTPEFNGRSFGTNVMEALLVALSGRPQVALTAHDYEALLDRLAFRPRIEELNVTGG; from the coding sequence ATGAAACGCATAATCAGTGTAAGCCTTGGGTCGTCTAAACGAAACCATGCCGTAGAGGCAGAGCTACTTGGCGAGCGCTGCGTCATTGAGCGCATCGGCACGGATGGCAACTTAAAGCGGGCCATAGAGCTTGTTAAGCAGCTTGACGGCAAGGTAGACGCCTTTGGCATGGGCGGCATCGACCTCTACGTGCAGGCAGGCGGTAGGCGCTACATGCTCCGCGAGGCCAAGCAGATTGCGCGCGCGGCGCGAATAACGCCAATTGTCGACGGCACCGGCCTAAAAGACACGCTAGAACGCAAGACTGTAGCCTTTCTCGACAAGCAATACGGGCTGACGCTATTAAGACGCAAAGTTCTCATGATGTGCGCGGTTGACCGGTTCGGTATGGCGGAAGCGTTTGCGGCGCACGGAGCTGACCTAACACTCGGAGATCTCATCTTTACCGTAGGGTTGCCAATTCCGCTGCGCAGTTTGCGCGCCTTAGCCACCGCAGCCCGTGTGCTAGGTCCCATCTTGACACAACTGCCCTTGCGCTACCTCTATCCTACCGGAGCGGCGCAAGAGATAACCGTCCGCCGCGGCGAACATTTCTTTGCCGACAACGAGCTTATCGCCGGTGATTTTCACTTTATCCGGCGCTTTATGCCCGCAAGCTTGGCAGGAAAAATCATTATCACCAACACTATCACTAAGGAAGACATCGCCCTCTTAAAGGCGCGCGGGGTCAAGATGCTGGTTACGACCACGCCGGAGTTTAACGGGCGCTCCTTTGGCACTAACGTAATGGAAGCCTTGCTTGTGGCGCTATCCGGCAGGCCGCAAGTCGCCCTCACAGCCCATGACTATGAGGCGCTCTTAGATAGGCTAGCGTTCCGGCCGCGCATTGAAGAGCTGAATGTGACGGGAGGTTAG
- a CDS encoding helix-turn-helix transcriptional regulator — translation MPYVRVGDKLVSRDKIMRTVDKILERRSTGMSQQEVAYEMNIDRSFISRIETMGELRKGGKVALIGFPILNKAEIESVALEFGVDHIFLMTEEERWTWVRSKNGTELLNEIMELVATVRAFDTVILIGSNMRIKLAEALVDKQLIPIAIGETPLREDKYVPPELLSNLLQGLKVSAQCSVPSAQ, via the coding sequence ATGCCGTATGTAAGGGTTGGGGATAAACTTGTGAGCCGCGATAAGATTATGCGCACCGTAGATAAAATTCTCGAGCGCAGATCTACCGGCATGTCCCAACAGGAAGTGGCTTACGAAATGAACATCGACCGCAGCTTTATCTCGCGCATCGAAACCATGGGTGAGTTGCGCAAAGGCGGCAAGGTTGCGCTGATTGGCTTCCCTATCTTGAACAAGGCTGAGATAGAGAGTGTCGCGCTGGAATTCGGTGTCGACCACATTTTTCTGATGACGGAAGAAGAGCGATGGACTTGGGTGCGCTCTAAGAACGGCACTGAGCTCTTAAACGAAATTATGGAACTCGTCGCAACCGTGCGCGCCTTTGACACGGTCATCCTCATCGGCTCTAATATGCGCATAAAACTTGCCGAAGCCCTGGTAGATAAGCAGCTAATTCCTATCGCCATCGGCGAGACGCCGCTACGCGAAGACAAGTACGTTCCTCCCGAGTTACTAAGCAACTTGCTGCAGGGCCTCAAGGTCAGTGCCCAGTGCTCAGTGCCCAGTGCTCAGTAG
- the dusB gene encoding tRNA dihydrouridine synthase DusB, whose product MRIRNIVVSPPLVAAPMAGISDQANRLLAHEFGAALVVSEMVSCKGIIYDQAKTWELLTMERDEPLSVQLFGSDPAEVAEAAAVVAEKIKPLAIDINMGCPTPKIVKSGDGAALLLNPKLAGDIVRRTVAAVKIPVTVKTRKAWDANSPSCLGLVHEVLEAGAAAITIHGRTRDQFYSGKADWGIIREVKAAVGVPVIGNGDVTSAKEALRMLEVTGCDAVMVGRAAIGNPWLYRDISRALQGLPPLDPPLLAERLSVARRHLAMAVERKGEYRGIREMRLQLAWYIKGLPRAARLRDAINKADSVAEVDRIFAAILADE is encoded by the coding sequence ATGCGCATTAGGAATATCGTAGTTTCGCCCCCGCTTGTGGCTGCGCCCATGGCGGGGATTTCCGACCAAGCGAATCGTTTGCTAGCCCACGAGTTTGGCGCGGCTTTGGTTGTAAGCGAAATGGTTAGCTGTAAAGGCATAATCTACGACCAAGCGAAGACGTGGGAGCTCCTGACTATGGAGAGAGATGAGCCGCTGTCTGTACAGCTCTTTGGCAGCGACCCGGCAGAAGTGGCGGAAGCGGCGGCCGTTGTGGCGGAGAAGATAAAGCCCTTGGCGATAGACATTAACATGGGATGCCCGACGCCTAAGATTGTAAAGTCGGGGGATGGGGCGGCTTTGTTGCTTAACCCGAAACTAGCAGGCGATATTGTGCGCCGCACTGTGGCGGCTGTTAAGATTCCGGTCACGGTCAAGACACGCAAGGCTTGGGACGCTAATTCACCTAGCTGTCTTGGCCTAGTGCACGAGGTTCTGGAGGCCGGGGCGGCGGCCATTACTATCCACGGGCGTACGCGCGACCAGTTCTACTCGGGAAAGGCTGACTGGGGCATAATCCGCGAGGTAAAAGCAGCCGTAGGTGTGCCTGTGATTGGCAATGGCGATGTCACTTCGGCCAAAGAGGCGCTGCGCATGCTAGAGGTCACCGGGTGTGACGCGGTGATGGTCGGTCGCGCGGCCATCGGCAACCCATGGCTTTATCGGGATATTTCGCGTGCGCTACAGGGACTGCCGCCGCTTGACCCGCCTCTTTTGGCTGAGCGGCTAAGCGTAGCGCGGCGGCACCTCGCCATGGCGGTTGAGCGAAAAGGAGAGTATCGCGGCATTAGGGAAATGCGTCTGCAGTTAGCGTGGTACATCAAAGGACTGCCGCGGGCGGCGCGCTTGCGCGACGCAATAAACAAGGCCGACAGCGTCGCCGAGGTAGACAGAATCTTTGCCGCGATTCTGGCGGATGAATAA
- a CDS encoding C-GCAxxG-C-C family protein, which translates to MASVTGAKASELYLGGYNCAEAAWLALSQDLDAERQAFGLRLSSGFGGGAACGSLCGAVAGTVMAIGRWYGRELGGARAEDANKLTKALVEAVRAKYGSIDCADMKPKVENYRETCAEYVAFCVEKAEELMDKGIEDDDCG; encoded by the coding sequence ATGGCGAGTGTAACAGGAGCAAAGGCGAGCGAGCTTTACCTTGGGGGCTACAACTGCGCAGAGGCCGCGTGGCTTGCTCTTAGCCAAGACCTCGACGCGGAGAGACAAGCCTTTGGACTGCGCCTTAGCTCCGGCTTCGGCGGCGGGGCGGCGTGTGGGAGTTTGTGTGGCGCGGTGGCCGGAACGGTAATGGCGATTGGGCGCTGGTACGGCAGGGAGTTAGGCGGCGCGAGAGCCGAGGACGCCAACAAACTGACCAAAGCGCTCGTGGAGGCAGTACGGGCGAAATACGGCTCGATTGACTGTGCAGACATGAAGCCGAAGGTCGAAAACTATCGCGAGACGTGTGCCGAGTACGTGGCGTTTTGTGTAGAGAAAGCCGAGGAGTTAATGGACAAGGGCATAGAAGACGACGACTGTGGCTGA
- the murB gene encoding UDP-N-acetylmuramate dehydrogenase: MLDRLNQSLGGALSFDEPMNRHTSFRIGGPADALFIPRDAGELRKALKSAQKLDIPVTVIGNGSNLLVRDGGIRGLVIKLSGTLDYVHVLGTDLRAGCGVLLSTLSHVAVEAGLRGLEFAAGIPGTLGGALSMNAGAYDGEMKDVVSAVRALTLAGDEVELRGEELAFGYRHSALKARDLVAVEATLALTPGDKEVSLARIAELNRLRREKQPIALPSAGSVFKRPPGHFAGRLIEQAGLKGCRIGDAEVSTLHAGFIVNVGNATARDVLDLIFHVQSKVREQSGVTLEPEVRIVGEDMDL; the protein is encoded by the coding sequence ATGCTCGACAGGCTGAACCAGAGCTTAGGGGGCGCGCTTAGTTTCGACGAGCCGATGAACAGGCATACTTCGTTTCGCATCGGCGGACCGGCGGATGCCTTGTTTATTCCGCGCGACGCCGGCGAGCTGAGGAAGGCGCTGAAATCGGCGCAGAAGCTTGACATTCCGGTAACCGTCATCGGCAACGGCAGCAACCTGCTTGTGCGTGACGGCGGGATTAGAGGCTTGGTTATTAAGCTGTCGGGCACCTTAGACTACGTGCATGTACTGGGGACTGATTTGCGCGCCGGCTGCGGCGTCCTGCTCTCGACGCTCTCGCATGTGGCGGTAGAGGCGGGGCTTAGGGGGCTTGAGTTTGCCGCAGGCATCCCGGGCACGCTGGGTGGGGCGCTCAGCATGAATGCGGGGGCCTACGACGGTGAGATGAAGGATGTAGTCAGCGCAGTGCGGGCTCTGACGCTTGCGGGAGATGAAGTAGAGCTTCGCGGCGAGGAACTAGCCTTTGGTTACCGTCACAGCGCGCTTAAGGCGCGCGACCTCGTGGCTGTTGAGGCGACGTTAGCACTCACGCCGGGCGATAAAGAGGTAAGCTTGGCTAGGATAGCCGAGCTCAACCGTTTACGGCGCGAAAAGCAGCCGATTGCGCTGCCTAGCGCGGGTAGCGTCTTTAAACGGCCGCCGGGGCACTTTGCGGGCAGGCTAATCGAGCAGGCTGGGCTTAAGGGGTGCCGCATTGGCGATGCGGAGGTATCGACTTTGCACGCCGGGTTTATCGTGAACGTAGGCAATGCTACGGCGCGCGACGTGCTGGATCTCATTTTTCATGTGCAGTCAAAGGTGCGCGAGCAAAGCGGCGTCACGTTAGAACCTGAGGTGCGCATTGTAGGCGAGGACATGGATTTATAA
- a CDS encoding aminopeptidase P family protein: MHINRIETLAANLRQRGISAAAVLPSAGLFYLTGMSATLSERPLLFVFTAAGEAMAVCPAFEAERVRRDSGVLELLTYTDEEGGAAGFARLAARLPQIKVVAMEFQAARLLEYKLLESACGVTDLTDLRPILAAQRMRKEPAEINKLQQAAQLADAAMAVVERNIALGVTEIQIAEAVEAYVKARGGRMSFVSIIAGERTALPHASTGSRPLHPGDVVVADLGCVVDGYTSDITRTFLLEGAPAQLERIGAVVFEANRLASEAVGVNVEAGYIDDVARECITQAGYGQFFTHRTGHGLGLEVHEEPYIVGGSKERLQIGHTFTIEPGIYLPGVGGVRIEDDVCVTATGALSLTTYPRAVKVVK, encoded by the coding sequence ATGCACATTAACCGTATCGAGACGTTAGCGGCAAACTTGCGGCAGCGAGGCATCTCTGCCGCGGCAGTTTTGCCGAGCGCGGGCTTGTTTTATCTCACAGGTATGTCGGCTACCTTAAGCGAGCGTCCTCTGCTCTTCGTTTTTACGGCAGCGGGCGAGGCTATGGCGGTGTGCCCGGCCTTTGAGGCGGAACGCGTGCGTAGAGACTCCGGCGTGCTGGAGCTATTAACCTATACAGACGAAGAGGGCGGGGCAGCCGGGTTTGCGCGGTTAGCTGCGCGCCTTCCGCAGATTAAAGTCGTGGCTATGGAGTTTCAGGCGGCGAGGTTGTTAGAGTATAAGCTCTTAGAGAGTGCTTGCGGTGTTACGGACCTGACGGACCTGCGGCCGATTTTAGCTGCGCAGCGCATGCGCAAAGAGCCGGCCGAAATTAACAAGCTGCAGCAAGCAGCGCAGCTCGCCGACGCCGCTATGGCTGTGGTGGAACGAAACATCGCGCTAGGTGTTACCGAAATACAGATTGCCGAGGCGGTCGAGGCATATGTCAAAGCGCGGGGCGGGCGCATGTCTTTTGTGAGCATTATCGCGGGGGAGCGCACGGCGCTACCGCACGCCTCTACCGGTAGTCGGCCGCTTCATCCTGGGGACGTGGTGGTCGCAGACCTTGGCTGTGTGGTGGATGGCTACACAAGCGATATTACGCGCACCTTCCTGTTAGAGGGTGCTCCGGCGCAACTTGAGCGAATTGGGGCGGTTGTCTTTGAGGCAAACCGGTTAGCGAGCGAAGCCGTGGGCGTAAATGTAGAGGCTGGCTACATAGACGATGTAGCGCGAGAATGCATTACGCAGGCAGGATACGGGCAGTTCTTTACGCATCGCACCGGCCACGGGCTAGGCCTAGAGGTACATGAGGAGCCATACATTGTTGGCGGCAGCAAGGAGAGACTGCAGATAGGGCATACGTTTACGATTGAACCGGGGATTTATCTGCCCGGCGTCGGCGGCGTGCGCATTGAAGACGACGTGTGTGTCACGGCTACCGGCGCCTTAAGCCTGACGACTTATCCGCGCGCGGTTAAAGTGGTTAAATAG
- a CDS encoding NUDIX hydrolase yields MPEWSAGGIVFWGRQVLVLTNFRGDAVFPKGHLERGETPEQAALREVFEEAGIRPQLLAPLGTTEYTVFSPKDRTRHQKTVYWFLMQAETNFIKCDGYEIIAGQYVTLEQAERMLTYDLDREKLVLAYEELRRHLSEC; encoded by the coding sequence ATGCCTGAGTGGAGTGCGGGAGGTATCGTCTTTTGGGGCAGGCAGGTCTTAGTCCTCACCAACTTTCGCGGGGACGCGGTCTTTCCCAAAGGGCACCTTGAGCGTGGGGAGACGCCTGAACAAGCGGCGCTGCGCGAGGTGTTTGAGGAAGCGGGCATTCGCCCGCAGCTCTTAGCTCCGTTAGGCACTACCGAGTATACCGTCTTTTCACCTAAAGACAGAACGCGCCATCAAAAGACGGTGTATTGGTTTCTGATGCAGGCGGAAACGAACTTTATCAAGTGCGATGGCTACGAAATAATCGCCGGACAATACGTCACCCTCGAGCAGGCGGAGCGCATGTTGACCTACGACCTAGACCGTGAGAAACTAGTTTTAGCCTATGAAGAACTGCGGCGGCACCTTTCGGAGTGTTGA
- the argS gene encoding arginine--tRNA ligase gives MEKFRQAIAEKLAPLLNMSSEAARALMEVPPNPAWGDIAIPCFSLAKVLRKAPTAIAADLANMLDLRGLADNVEARAGYLNITLEKAAVARHIMEGILHGGASFGFTNAGAGKTVVIDFSSPNIAKPFGIGHLRTTVIGHSLSRIYGELGYRVVRVNHLGDWGTQFGKLIVAYKLLAKDEDLTHDPISTLFKIYVEFHRRAENQPELLEEARVWFKRLEAGDDEARSLWQRFVEVSLKEYQRVYDLLGIEFDFWLGESYYEPLLASTVAAIEAQGLTTVSEGAVVVDLTEAGMPPCLLRKTDGATLYATRDIAAALYRDKKHHPELMLYVVGQEQTLHFRQVKQVLLKMGAPAGDKLVHVPFGLFKFPEGKMSTRRGNVIFLEDVLTRAIELAAAVIHAKNPELENKLDIAQHVGVGAVVFGDLKHGRIKDVNFDWDEILNFDGETGPYVQYTHARACSVLRKAAFDPALSDEAALTDEHALPLIKLLGEFPQVVARSAAEFEPSVVARYVLDVASLFNRYYHHVRIIGEDKDSSRTRLAIVSATQRILARGLYLLGVTAVDKM, from the coding sequence ATGGAAAAGTTCAGGCAAGCGATAGCCGAAAAACTTGCGCCGCTGCTTAATATGAGTAGCGAAGCCGCGCGCGCGCTGATGGAGGTGCCGCCTAACCCCGCGTGGGGCGATATCGCCATACCGTGCTTCTCCTTAGCCAAGGTGCTGCGCAAGGCTCCTACCGCCATTGCGGCAGACTTGGCTAACATGCTGGACCTGCGCGGCTTAGCCGATAATGTCGAGGCTAGGGCAGGGTATCTCAACATTACGCTAGAAAAGGCGGCCGTAGCGCGCCACATTATGGAGGGTATCCTTCATGGGGGGGCGTCCTTTGGCTTCACTAACGCGGGCGCGGGAAAAACCGTAGTTATCGACTTCTCCTCGCCTAACATCGCCAAACCGTTTGGCATCGGTCATTTGCGCACTACGGTCATCGGGCACAGCCTCTCGCGCATCTACGGCGAGCTTGGCTACCGCGTAGTACGCGTTAACCACCTTGGCGACTGGGGAACGCAGTTTGGCAAGCTTATCGTAGCTTACAAGCTATTGGCCAAAGACGAAGACCTTACGCATGATCCCATAAGTACGCTGTTTAAAATCTACGTGGAGTTTCACCGCCGCGCCGAGAATCAGCCTGAGCTATTAGAGGAAGCGCGGGTGTGGTTTAAGCGCCTGGAAGCGGGAGACGATGAGGCTAGGTCGCTGTGGCAGCGCTTTGTGGAAGTAAGTCTTAAAGAGTACCAGCGGGTATATGACCTCCTAGGCATAGAGTTTGACTTCTGGCTCGGCGAGAGCTACTATGAGCCCCTGTTAGCTTCAACCGTCGCGGCGATTGAGGCACAAGGGCTTACGACCGTCTCAGAAGGCGCGGTCGTTGTAGACTTAACCGAAGCAGGCATGCCGCCCTGCCTCTTGCGCAAGACTGACGGCGCGACGCTTTACGCCACGCGGGATATTGCGGCAGCTTTATACCGCGACAAAAAGCACCACCCCGAGCTTATGCTCTATGTAGTGGGGCAGGAGCAGACGCTGCACTTTAGGCAGGTAAAGCAGGTTCTCTTAAAGATGGGGGCTCCGGCGGGCGACAAGCTCGTACACGTGCCGTTTGGGCTGTTTAAGTTCCCGGAAGGTAAGATGTCTACGCGTCGCGGCAACGTTATTTTCCTTGAGGACGTGCTCACGCGCGCGATTGAACTTGCGGCCGCGGTGATTCACGCCAAGAATCCTGAGCTAGAGAACAAGCTCGACATCGCGCAGCATGTCGGCGTGGGAGCGGTGGTCTTTGGCGACCTTAAACACGGGCGCATTAAAGATGTTAATTTTGACTGGGACGAAATACTTAACTTCGACGGCGAGACCGGACCTTACGTGCAGTATACACACGCGCGTGCTTGCTCGGTTTTGCGTAAGGCTGCGTTTGACCCGGCTCTTAGCGACGAGGCCGCGCTCACGGACGAGCACGCCTTGCCGCTCATTAAACTCCTAGGGGAGTTCCCACAAGTGGTAGCCCGCAGCGCCGCAGAATTTGAGCCTTCGGTGGTCGCGCGCTACGTGCTAGATGTCGCCTCCCTCTTTAACCGCTATTACCACCATGTGCGCATTATCGGGGAGGATAAAGACAGTTCGAGGACGCGTCTCGCGATTGTGAGCGCGACGCAGCGGATACTAGCGCGCGGCTTGTATCTCCTAGGTGTGACCGCAGTAGACAAAATGTAG
- a CDS encoding M20/M25/M40 family metallo-hydrolase: MQINSARLVDNFLKLVQIDSAPRAEAKIAAEIIRQLAGLGVAAEMDNAGAKVGGDAGNVIARLPGDAGKPTIMFSAHMDRVEPGLNIKPVVKDGVIYSDGSTILAADDVAGIAAIIEAIHVLKEKSATHGPLEFVFTIVEEGGLHGAKNLDYGALKADFGFALDSSGPVGSAIVQGPAQDKIEAVIYGKAAHAGVNPEDGISAIVAASRGIAEMKTGRLDHETTANIGTIKGGTATNIVTDKVVIQAEARSLKNEKLERQSQHMRECLERGAAEVGARAEVKISRMYSAFRLDESMPVIALFKRACREVNLRGELIPSGGGSDANIFNAHGIPTANIGVGYKKVHTTEESMAISDLETVARLTLALITNA; encoded by the coding sequence GTGCAGATTAACTCAGCCAGACTCGTTGACAACTTTCTTAAACTAGTGCAGATTGACTCCGCACCGCGCGCGGAAGCGAAAATCGCGGCAGAGATTATCCGGCAACTCGCAGGCTTAGGCGTAGCGGCAGAGATGGATAACGCCGGGGCGAAAGTAGGCGGGGACGCGGGAAATGTTATCGCTAGGCTCCCAGGTGACGCCGGCAAGCCGACTATTATGTTCTCGGCCCACATGGATAGAGTAGAGCCCGGGCTTAATATTAAGCCTGTCGTCAAAGACGGCGTAATCTACAGCGACGGGAGCACCATTCTCGCCGCCGACGATGTGGCGGGCATAGCCGCGATTATCGAGGCTATCCATGTCCTAAAAGAGAAGTCAGCGACGCACGGGCCGCTGGAGTTCGTCTTTACCATTGTCGAAGAAGGCGGACTGCACGGCGCCAAGAACCTAGACTACGGCGCACTTAAAGCCGACTTCGGTTTTGCGCTCGACAGCAGCGGCCCCGTAGGCTCGGCCATTGTGCAGGGCCCGGCTCAAGACAAAATAGAAGCCGTCATCTACGGCAAAGCAGCGCATGCCGGTGTTAACCCCGAAGACGGCATCAGCGCCATCGTGGCCGCCAGCCGCGGCATAGCAGAGATGAAGACAGGTCGCTTAGACCACGAGACGACGGCTAATATCGGCACGATCAAGGGCGGTACAGCTACGAACATTGTGACCGATAAAGTAGTAATCCAAGCTGAGGCGCGCAGTCTAAAGAACGAGAAACTAGAGCGCCAGTCGCAGCATATGCGAGAGTGCCTAGAGCGGGGAGCGGCAGAGGTCGGCGCCCGCGCTGAGGTGAAAATAAGCCGCATGTACTCGGCGTTTCGCCTAGATGAAAGCATGCCTGTCATTGCTTTGTTTAAGCGCGCTTGCCGCGAAGTGAATCTTAGGGGCGAGCTAATCCCTTCCGGCGGCGGCAGCGACGCCAATATCTTTAACGCGCACGGCATACCTACGGCTAACATCGGCGTCGGCTATAAGAAGGTGCACACTACAGAGGAGAGCATGGCCATTAGTGACCTCGAGACTGTGGCTCGGCTGACCTTAGCGCTTATTACTAACGCCTAA